The following are encoded in a window of Mustela nigripes isolate SB6536 chromosome 1, MUSNIG.SB6536, whole genome shotgun sequence genomic DNA:
- the LOC132025654 gene encoding olfactory receptor 2G3-like, translating to MTGFIDVNMIKTNFTVTEFVFLGLSSQPKVQLILFIMFLFFYLLTVVGNIIIITIIQIEPRLQTPMYFFLTNLSFLDICYTSTNVPQMLSNMMGKKTIPFSSCATQMYFSLSFGMIECVLLGVMAYDRYVAICHPLHYTVIMNQNICVQLAAISWSSSFLSSMVINVLTLSLPYCGPNVLNHFFCEVPSILRLACTDTSFTELVVFIFSIIIVFIPFLLIVVSYARILLSVLRIRSASGRHKALSTCASHLTVVALFYGTAIFMYMRPQSKSSRAGGKIIAVFYTVITPMLNPLIYSLRNQDVKGALRRAIAKQRT from the exons ATGACTGGTTTTATTGATG TGAATATGATAAAAACCAACTTCACTGTGACTGAATTTGTGTTCCTGGGGCTGTCATCTCAGCCAAAGGTGcagctcattctttttattatgttcttgttcttttatttattaacagtGGTGGGGAATATTATAATTATCACTATTATTCAGATAGAACCTCGTCTCCAaacccccatgtacttcttcctcactAATTTATCCTTTCTGGATATCTGCTACACATCCACTAATGTCCCACAAATGCTGTCCAACATGATGGGGAAAAAGACCATCCCGTTCTCTAGTTGTGCTACTCAGatgtacttctccctctcctttgggaTGATTGAATGTGTTCTCCTTGGGGTCATGGCTTATGACAGATACGTAGCCATTTGTCATCCTCTCCATTATACTGTCATTATGAACCAAAATATCTGTGTCCAACTGGCAGCCATTTCTTGGTCCAGCAGCTTCCTGAGTTCCATGGTTATCAACGTCCTCACCTTGAGTTTGCCCTACTGTGGGCCCAACGTCCTGAACCATTTTTTTTGTGAGGTCCCTTCCATCTTGAGGTTGGCTTGTACTGACACCTCATTTACTGAGCTGGTTGTTTTTATCTTCAGTATCATCATTGTCTTCATCCCTTTTCTCCTCATTGTTGTTTCCTATGCCCGAATCCTTCTATCAGTTCTCAGGATACGGTCAGCCTCCGGGAGGCATAAGGCACTGTCCACCTGTGCCTCCCATCTGACGGTGGTGGCCTTATTCTATGGAACTGCCATTTTCATGTACATGAGACCCCAGTCGAAGTCCTCCAGGGCCGGGGGCAAGATCATTGCAGTGTTCTACACTGTCATCACACCCATGCTCAACCCCTTGATCTATAGCCTAAGGAACCAGGATGTGAAAGGAGCTTTAAGGAGAGCTATTGCAAAACAGAGGACATGA